Proteins co-encoded in one Malus sylvestris chromosome 9, drMalSylv7.2, whole genome shotgun sequence genomic window:
- the LOC126582266 gene encoding serine/threonine-protein phosphatase 7-like isoform X2, with the protein MHGEGGDRRKERMKSDCRKIMESINAMCFENLNDEQVHSLVLMREIARGVLTNRVEKVTSSDVKKALSSSIEKMVDSCREVANILGGISCDGLGTEDVKKVTSMKEIAMGIVSKRPRVVTMLGCEPGELGDGVDDYDVSEKNVWSGGIESEFRNEDGTPSELGESPVYGVTHASNGNSQLEGLEFGRTIGEDMYAAVEAVSKDEDGWTAMGGSVADAMMNAGHEEHFGRVEGLMFEDDCLVVVADEFGSEDCQVGVQNSLSQSTRQHPFLWPSDDGINLAWVRGMMSALEQSPENFQSVLSVSLVDKLIDTASSILCKEPNCVAVDCHKEDSRVVVVGDIHGQFRDLLHLFEHAGFPSDNQFYVFNGNYVNRGASGLDVFMVLLAWKVLMPSRVYLLRGNQESKYCTSIWGFEAEVKAKIGDQGEYVYNKCLDCFKELPLASIIANCVYTTHGGLFRSMCTTPSRRSKRKREEKLELGCLEDLSKVERSLIDAPDEGPNILLTDVLWSDPSKEDGLVEKTFRERGLWWGPDCTEAFLKQSKLKLIIRSHEGPDVRADQDEFGDMLSGYSLDHAGDSGKLYTLFSAANYSQFDKKRYNNEGVYALLEPPNFQSPSFHSFMAAGRPKVDAYVDNGDKGLVVVGEPDLASVSATGATSLSQTSVPPCSSSEVNFEALGISNPPSCSVMVADDAGGTQLVQVPKAPVVEGLPLPSDLQVLDLSGAAQSCL; encoded by the exons ATGCACGGAGAAG GCGGGGACCGTCGAAAGGAGAGGATGAAAAGCGACTGCAGGAAGATCATGGAGAGCATCAATGCAATGTGTTTCGAGAACCTGAACGACGAGCAGGTGCACTCGCTGGTGCTGATGCGGGAAATCGCGCGCGGAGTTTTGACTAATCGGGTCGAGAAGGTAACCTCCAGCGACGTCAAAAAGGCCTTGTCTTCGAGCATTGAGAAGATG GTGGATTCTTGTAGGGAGGTGGCGAACATTTTGGGTGGGATTTCGTGTGATGGGTTGGGTACGGAGGATGTCAAAAAGGTGACGAGTATGAAGGAGATTGCAATGGGGATTGTGAGCAAACGACCCAGAGTTGTAACCATGCTGGGTTGTGAGCCTGGTGAACTG GGTGATGGAGTTGATGATTATGATGTAAGTGAAAAGAATGTGTGGAGCGGAGGGATAGAAAGCGAGTTTAGAAATGAGGATGGGACCCCAAGTGAGTTGGGGGAAAGCCCGGTTTATGGGGTAACACATGCGTCCAATGGGAATTCCCAGTTGGAAGGACTAGAGTTTGGGAGGACGATTGGTGAAGATATGTATGCAGCAGTGGAAGCAGTTTCCAAAGATGAAGACGGTTGGACAGCGATGGGAGGAAGTGTTGCGGACGCGATGATGAATGCTGGCCATGAGGAGCACTTTGGCAGGGTTGAAGGGTTGATGTTCGAAGATGATTGCCTCGTGGTGGTAGCTGATGAGTTTGGGAGTGAAGATTGTCAAGTTGGGGTGCAGAATTCTTTGTCACAGTCAACCCGTCAGCACCCTTTTTTGTGGCCTTCAGATGACGGGATAAACTTAGCGTGGGTTCGCGGCATGATGTCTGCTCTTGAGCAGTCACCAGAGAATTTTCAATCAGTGTTGTCAGTTTCTTTGGTGGATAAATTGATTGATACTGCTTCAAGTATCCTTTGCAAGGAGCCGAACTGTGTGGCAGTTGATTGTCATAAAGAGGATTCAAGAGTTGTTGTAGTTGGCGACATTCATGGACAGTTTCGTGATTTACTCCATCTCTTTGAACATGCTGGGTTTCCCTCTGACAACCAATTTTATGTTTTCAATGGAAATTATGTTAATAGAGGAGCATCGGGCTTAGATGTGTTTATGGTCTTGTTGGCTTGGAAG gtCTTGATGCCTTCTAGAGTATATCTACTTCGTGGGAACCAGGAGTCTAAATATTGCACATCTATTTGGGGTTTTGAGGCAGAGGTTAAGGCTAAAATCGGTGATCAAGGTGAATATGTCTATAATAAATGTCTTGACTGCTTTAAAGAGCTCCCTTTGGCTTCGATCATAGCCAATTGTGTATATACCACCCATGGAGGTCTTTTTCGGAGCATGTGTACTACCCCTTCGAGAAGATCCAAAAGAAAGAGGGAAGAAAAGctggaactaggttgtttagaAGATTTATCTAAAGTTGAAAGATCTCTTATAGATGCTCCAGATGAAGGACCAAATATATTACTGACTGATGTGCTATGGTCTGATCCATCAAAGGAAGATGGTTTAGTTGAAAAAACATTTCGAGAACGGGGTCTTTGGTGGGGTCCTGATTGTACCGAGGCTTTTCTAAAACAATCCAAGTTAAAG TTGATCATTCGATCACATGAAGGCCCAGATGTAAGGGCGGATCAAGATGAATTTGGTGACATGCTAAGTGGGTACAGTTTGGATCATGCCGGAGACTCGGGGAAACTGTACACACTGTTTAGTGCTGCAAATTATTCACAG TTCGACAAGAAGAGGTATAACAATGAAGGGGTCTATGCTCTTTTGGAGCCTCCTAATTTTCAATCTCCTTCCTTCCACTCATTCATGGCTGCAGGGAGGCCAAAG GTAGATGCTTATGTTGATAATGGTGACAAAGGTTTGGTCGTTGTTGGTGAACCAGACTTGGCATCAGTG TCTGCAACTGGTGCCACCTCTTTGTCTCAAACATCTGTTCCACCTTGTAGTAGTTCTGAGGTTAACTTCGAGGCGTTGGGCATTTCTAATCCCCCTTCTTGCAGTGTTATGGTGGCAGATGATGCAGGTGGCACCCAACTTGTCCAAGTTCCAAAGGCTCCTGTGGTGGAAGGATTGCCTCTGCCTTCTGACTTACAGGTGCTAGATCTTTCAG GAGCCGCACAAAGCTGCTTATAA
- the LOC126582266 gene encoding serine/threonine-protein phosphatase 7 inactive homolog isoform X1, with protein MHGEGGDRRKERMKSDCRKIMESINAMCFENLNDEQVHSLVLMREIARGVLTNRVEKVTSSDVKKALSSSIEKMVDSCREVANILGGISCDGLGTEDVKKVTSMKEIAMGIVSKRPRVVTMLGCEPGELGDGVDDYDVSEKNVWSGGIESEFRNEDGTPSELGESPVYGVTHASNGNSQLEGLEFGRTIGEDMYAAVEAVSKDEDGWTAMGGSVADAMMNAGHEEHFGRVEGLMFEDDCLVVVADEFGSEDCQVGVQNSLSQSTRQHPFLWPSDDGINLAWVRGMMSALEQSPENFQSVLSVSLVDKLIDTASSILCKEPNCVAVDCHKEDSRVVVVGDIHGQFRDLLHLFEHAGFPSDNQFYVFNGNYVNRGASGLDVFMVLLAWKVLMPSRVYLLRGNQESKYCTSIWGFEAEVKAKIGDQGEYVYNKCLDCFKELPLASIIANCVYTTHGGLFRSMCTTPSRRSKRKREEKLELGCLEDLSKVERSLIDAPDEGPNILLTDVLWSDPSKEDGLVEKTFRERGLWWGPDCTEAFLKQSKLKLIIRSHEGPDVRADQDEFGDMLSGYSLDHAGDSGKLYTLFSAANYSQFDKKRYNNEGVYALLEPPNFQSPSFHSFMAAGRPKVDAYVDNGDKGLVVVGEPDLASVSATGATSLSQTSVPPCSSSEVNFEALGISNPPSCSVMVADDAGGTQLVQVPKAPVVEGLPLPSDLQEPHKAAYKYFLELIAGLKHMISTREVQTGTNESTMQKRARHQIEMPQEVNLKPEE; from the exons ATGCACGGAGAAG GCGGGGACCGTCGAAAGGAGAGGATGAAAAGCGACTGCAGGAAGATCATGGAGAGCATCAATGCAATGTGTTTCGAGAACCTGAACGACGAGCAGGTGCACTCGCTGGTGCTGATGCGGGAAATCGCGCGCGGAGTTTTGACTAATCGGGTCGAGAAGGTAACCTCCAGCGACGTCAAAAAGGCCTTGTCTTCGAGCATTGAGAAGATG GTGGATTCTTGTAGGGAGGTGGCGAACATTTTGGGTGGGATTTCGTGTGATGGGTTGGGTACGGAGGATGTCAAAAAGGTGACGAGTATGAAGGAGATTGCAATGGGGATTGTGAGCAAACGACCCAGAGTTGTAACCATGCTGGGTTGTGAGCCTGGTGAACTG GGTGATGGAGTTGATGATTATGATGTAAGTGAAAAGAATGTGTGGAGCGGAGGGATAGAAAGCGAGTTTAGAAATGAGGATGGGACCCCAAGTGAGTTGGGGGAAAGCCCGGTTTATGGGGTAACACATGCGTCCAATGGGAATTCCCAGTTGGAAGGACTAGAGTTTGGGAGGACGATTGGTGAAGATATGTATGCAGCAGTGGAAGCAGTTTCCAAAGATGAAGACGGTTGGACAGCGATGGGAGGAAGTGTTGCGGACGCGATGATGAATGCTGGCCATGAGGAGCACTTTGGCAGGGTTGAAGGGTTGATGTTCGAAGATGATTGCCTCGTGGTGGTAGCTGATGAGTTTGGGAGTGAAGATTGTCAAGTTGGGGTGCAGAATTCTTTGTCACAGTCAACCCGTCAGCACCCTTTTTTGTGGCCTTCAGATGACGGGATAAACTTAGCGTGGGTTCGCGGCATGATGTCTGCTCTTGAGCAGTCACCAGAGAATTTTCAATCAGTGTTGTCAGTTTCTTTGGTGGATAAATTGATTGATACTGCTTCAAGTATCCTTTGCAAGGAGCCGAACTGTGTGGCAGTTGATTGTCATAAAGAGGATTCAAGAGTTGTTGTAGTTGGCGACATTCATGGACAGTTTCGTGATTTACTCCATCTCTTTGAACATGCTGGGTTTCCCTCTGACAACCAATTTTATGTTTTCAATGGAAATTATGTTAATAGAGGAGCATCGGGCTTAGATGTGTTTATGGTCTTGTTGGCTTGGAAG gtCTTGATGCCTTCTAGAGTATATCTACTTCGTGGGAACCAGGAGTCTAAATATTGCACATCTATTTGGGGTTTTGAGGCAGAGGTTAAGGCTAAAATCGGTGATCAAGGTGAATATGTCTATAATAAATGTCTTGACTGCTTTAAAGAGCTCCCTTTGGCTTCGATCATAGCCAATTGTGTATATACCACCCATGGAGGTCTTTTTCGGAGCATGTGTACTACCCCTTCGAGAAGATCCAAAAGAAAGAGGGAAGAAAAGctggaactaggttgtttagaAGATTTATCTAAAGTTGAAAGATCTCTTATAGATGCTCCAGATGAAGGACCAAATATATTACTGACTGATGTGCTATGGTCTGATCCATCAAAGGAAGATGGTTTAGTTGAAAAAACATTTCGAGAACGGGGTCTTTGGTGGGGTCCTGATTGTACCGAGGCTTTTCTAAAACAATCCAAGTTAAAG TTGATCATTCGATCACATGAAGGCCCAGATGTAAGGGCGGATCAAGATGAATTTGGTGACATGCTAAGTGGGTACAGTTTGGATCATGCCGGAGACTCGGGGAAACTGTACACACTGTTTAGTGCTGCAAATTATTCACAG TTCGACAAGAAGAGGTATAACAATGAAGGGGTCTATGCTCTTTTGGAGCCTCCTAATTTTCAATCTCCTTCCTTCCACTCATTCATGGCTGCAGGGAGGCCAAAG GTAGATGCTTATGTTGATAATGGTGACAAAGGTTTGGTCGTTGTTGGTGAACCAGACTTGGCATCAGTG TCTGCAACTGGTGCCACCTCTTTGTCTCAAACATCTGTTCCACCTTGTAGTAGTTCTGAGGTTAACTTCGAGGCGTTGGGCATTTCTAATCCCCCTTCTTGCAGTGTTATGGTGGCAGATGATGCAGGTGGCACCCAACTTGTCCAAGTTCCAAAGGCTCCTGTGGTGGAAGGATTGCCTCTGCCTTCTGACTTACAG GAGCCGCACAAAGCTGCTTATAAGTATTTCTTGGAGCTAATTGCTGGTCTGAAGCATATGATTTCAACAAGG GAAGTTCAGACTGGGACGAATGAGTCAACCATGCAAAAGAGAGCTCGGCATCAAATAGAGATGCCACAAGAGGTCAACTTGAAACCTGAGGAGTAG
- the LOC126582267 gene encoding protein MAIN-LIKE 2-like: protein MESRMDPGPVDKSVLYDQENHISSAIWDGQERGVLRCHEHTSMLEQWRLIPQQVELVEKAGFKHFRSIPTIVLDNSLISALVERWRRETNTFHLPLGEMTVTLEDVALILGLPIDGKPVIGVPVKTPNSVCEDLLGKSPKDLNGGMMKLNWLRECFSRCPEDAPIEEIERHTRAYLLYIVGCTIFSTTTGNKVSVTFLPLFEKFEEAGKYAWGAAALAFLYRALGNASLKSQGTISGSLTLLQCWSYYHLNVGQPKFNEEPSDGFFPFALRWKGRSTGSRSKTNIVAYRKALDSLQPFDVKWFPYKDLDNTIIPEDIKNNLILRTSKTILICFGKAERHLPDRCLRQFGMLQHIPEDVQKWERKIPAVDQGVDLSTDVELGGKGKMRSEIKEWLERRVHILEGNDGVDENTYMDWYERITRKYVGRPESLESEFQRIAASMRDIASIADTLSRDQMNPQDGELLDEIKKTVHVCLTDVVGNSKNGRAKNAVKRKREGG, encoded by the exons ATGGAGTCACGCATGGATCCTGGACCAGTTGATAAGTCTGTACTTTATGATCAAGAAAATCATATCTCTTCAGCGATTTGGGATGGACAG GAGCGTGGCGTGCTTAGATGTCATGAACACACTTCGATGCTTGAGCAATGGAGACTCATACCTCAACAAGTTGAGTTGGTTGAGAAGGCCGGTTTTAAACACTTCAGATCAATACCGACAATTGTTCTTGACAATTCACTAATATCGGCACTTGTTGAGAGGTGGAGGAGAGAAACAAATACATTTCATTTGCCACTTGGAGAAATGACTGTAACGCTTGAGGATGTTGCACTTATACTTGGGCTACCAATCGATGGAAAACCTGTTATTGGTGTACCGGTGAAGACACCCAACTCGGTATGTGAAGACTTGCTTGGGAAATCACCGAAGGACCTGAATGGGGGAATGATGAAGCTAAATTGGTTGAGAGAGTGTTTTTCTAGATGTCCTGAAGATGCACCGATTGAAGAGATTGAGCGCCACACTCGTGCTTACCTCCTATATATTGTTGGTTGTACAATATTTTCCACAACCACTGGAAATAAAGTCTCTGTTACATTTCTTCCGCTGTTTGAAAAGTTTGAAGAAGCTGGAAAATATGCATGGGGTGCAGCAGCATTGGCATTCCTCTATAGAGCTCTTGGTAATGCCTCCCTTAAATCTCAAGGCACGATTAGTGGCTCTTTGACGCTACTGCAG TGCTGGAGTTACTATCACCTGAATGTTGGCCAACCGAAGTTCAATGAAGAGCCGAGCGATGGTTTTTTTCCATTTGCTCTTAGGTGGAAAGGGAGATCAACTGGATCAAGATCGAAAACCAACATAGTTGCCTACCGCAAGGCCTTGGATTCGCTTCAACCTTTTGAT GTTAAGTGGTTTCCATACAAAGATTTGGATAACACAATTATACCGGAAGATATAAAAAACAATCTGATTTTACGGACTTCAAAAACGATCCTGATATGCTTTGGCAAGGCAGAAAGACACCTCCCTGATCGCTGCCTCAGGCAGTTTGGCATGCTTCAACATATACCAGAGGATGTCCAGAAATGGGAGAGGAAGATTCCTGCAGTTGATCAGGGGGTAGACTTGTCAACGGATGTAGAGTTGGGGGGCAAAGGAAAAATGCGCTCAGAGATCAAGGAATGGCTAGAGCGTCGAGTCCATATTTTGGAAGGTAACGATGGTGTTGATGAAAACACGTACATGGATTGGTACGAGAGAATTACCCGCAAATATGTGGGGAGGCCTGAATCTTTAGAATCTGAGTTTCAGAGAATA GCTGCTTCTATGAGAGATATTGCGAGCATAGCTGATACATTGTCAAGAGACCAGATGAACCCCCAAGATGGGGAGTTACTTGATGAAATCAAGAAGACGGTGCATGTATGCTTGACGGATGTCGTTGGGAATTCTAAAAATGGCAGGGCTAAGAATGCCGTGAAAcggaagagagagggaggatGA
- the LOC126634104 gene encoding transcription initiation factor TFIID subunit 7, with product MAMEIVVGDRTSVIVEKGQKAVFGRGNAYTTDDRTVSRRHVSFVSENNQTKPCVSFEVLGKNPMWTRSEKDGEVRVFRRSEKGEVAAGDWFCVSGKKPIWFRVGKVGVDERENRVLESELELAEGSGSGSELESLDVSGIDPVKEFGFVVMGHEFDHCPKQMIRDVKKWNWFLEEPGKEGDDDDGFERKERRGVRRKRGKGEENEDGEWTGESEADEEAVAKLRKVNTPKYSTRSKARSKPQKDTKRGKCSAHKKTPGVDEEGMEDEDNETLGGFIVAEEDMEEDELEETEDEEEFVEDDDEEE from the exons ATGGCCATGGAAATCGTAGTCGGAGACCGTACATCAGTTATAGTAGAGAAGGGTCAGAAGGCTGTGTTTGGACGAGGAAATGCGTACACCACCGACGACCGAACGGTGTCTCGCCGTCACGTCTCTTTCGTTTCTGAGAATAACCAAACAAAGCCCTGCGTTTCGTTTGAGGTTCTGGGAAAGAATCCCATGTGGACCCGGAGCGAAAAAGATGGAGAAGTTAGGGTTTTCAGGAGGTCGGAGAAGGGTGAGGTGGCGGCCGGTGATTGGTTCTGTGTGTCTGGGAAGAAACCCATTTGGTTTAGAGTGGGAAAGGTTGGGGTAGATGAGAGAGAGAATAGGGTTTTGGAGAGTGAGCTTGAGTTGGCTGAGGGTTCGGGAAGTGGGTCTGAATTGGAGAGTCTCGATGTTTCCGGCATTGACCCTGTTAAAG AGTTTGGTTTTGTTGTAATGGGGCACGAGTTTGATCACTGTCCAAAGCAAATGATCCGTGATGTAAAGAAGTGGAACTGGTTCCTCGAGGAACCTGGAAAAGAAGGCGACGATGATGATGGATTTGAGAGGAAGGAGAGGAGGGGTGTGCGGAGAAAGAGGGGAAAAGGTGAAGAAAATGAGGACGGCGAGTGGACAGGGGAGAGTGAAGCTGATGAAGAGGCTGTTGCAAAACTAAGAAAGGTAAATACACCAAAATATTCTACAAGATCAAAGGCGCGTAGCAAACCTCAGAAGGATACAAAGAGGGGTAAATGTTCTGCGCACAAGAAGACTCCTGGCGTGGATGAAGAGGGAATGGAAGATGAAGATAACGAAACGCTCGGAGGCTTCATTGTTGCTGAGGAGGACATGGAAGAAGACGAGCTAGAGGAAACGGAAGACGAGGAGGAAtttgtcgaagatgatgatgaagaagagTAG
- the LOC126582409 gene encoding uncharacterized protein LOC126582409, with translation MEDYPERSRFDDDQIAYNGNEEFEQPPEQQFEEFEQQLEQQSNHNLDNEGNEFRDSFSHRDSAAGKLFVGGVSWETTEENFSNYFSKYGEIVDSVIMIDKHTGKPRGFGFVTFSDPMVIDSVLEVEHVIDGRVVEVKRTVPRGDVGFKGASKRKKIFVGGIPTSLTDDELGEYFSAYGTIVEHQIMLDHKTGRSRGFGFVTFENEDALDKIFSDGKVHELGGKQVEIKKAEPKRGGGDFSGSSARSYGSLSGAAAGYGAYNSGSRHNGKMGRGFGGGGGGYGPYGAYNNYGGNYAGGYAGFYGGYGGNYGGYGYGFGYGGPMYGNAGYPASGYGMPAGYGGNTAYAGSKGYGSGAAGRGGSRGGGSYGSSGGYDRSDGYDRSGGSSTGRYHPYQK, from the exons ATGGAAGATTACCCCGAACGCAGTCGTTTCGACGACGACCAAATCGCGTACAATGGAAACGAAGAATTTGAGCAACCGCCAGAGCAGCAATTTGAAGAATTTGAGCAGCAGCTGGAGCAACAATCGAACCATAACTTAGATAATGAAGGCAATGAGTTTAGGGATTCGTTCAGTCATCGAGATTCAGCTGCGGG AAAACTATTTGTAGGAGGCGTTTCTTGGGAGACTACTGAAG AGAACTTTTCTAATTACTTCAGCAAGTATGGAGAAATAGTTGATTCTGTTATAATGATCGACAAACATACTGGGAAGCcaaggggatttggttttgtgaCATTTTCTGATCCAATGGTTATTGATTCAGTGTTGGAAGTAGAACATGTCATAGATGGCAGAGTG GTAGAGGTGAAGAGGACAGTACCCAGGGGGGATGTAGGGTTTAAGGGGGCATCGAAAAGAAAGAAGATTTTTGTTGGTGGAATACCAACGTCTTTGACTGATG ATGAGCTGGGGGAATATTTCTCTGCATATGGCACCATTGTTGAGCACCAGATTATGCTAGATCATAAAACCGGGAGGTCTAGAGGATTTGGGTTTGTCACTTTTGAGAATGAAGATGCTCTTGACAAGATATTTTCTGATGGAAAAGTACATGAACTTGGAGGCAAACAG GTAGAGATTAAGAAGGCTGAACCTAAAAGGGGTGGTGGCGATTTCAGTGGCAGTTCTGCCAGGTCATATGGTAGCTTAAGTGGTGCTGCAGCTGGCTATGGTGCATATAATTCTGGAAGTCGGCACAATGGAAAAATGGGCAGGGGATttggtgggggtgggggtgggtaTGGCCCTTATGGTGCCTACAACAATTACGGTGGAAATTATGCTGGAGGTTATGCAGGTTTCTATGGGGGCTATGGTGGAAATTATGGTGGATATGGATATGGATTTGGGTACGGTGGGCCCATGTATGGCAATGCTGGATATCCAGCCAGTGGTTATGGCATGCCTGCTGGTTATGGTGGCAATACTGCCTATGCAGGTAGTAAAGGGTATGGAAGTGGTGCTGCTGGTCGTGGTGGTAGTAGGGGCGGTGGCAGTTATGGTTCTAGTGGAGGATATGATAGGAGTGATGGATATGATAGGAGTGGTGGTTCTTCTACTGGAAGATATCATCCATATCAGAAGTGA
- the LOC126582411 gene encoding glyoxylate/succinic semialdehyde reductase 2, chloroplastic, translating into MSLLVKTTNCSRLSSTAMAVCSSFCPHIPTRLTKSFPAKPHSLSFKAFSSQASNASSKDELPARVGFLGLGIMGSPMAQNLIKSGCDVTVWNRTKSKCDPLISLGAKYKPSPEEVAASCDVTFAMLADPESAVAVALGKHGAANGMSSGKGYVDVSTVDVATSKLIGGNIKATGASFLEAPVSGSKKPAEDGQLIFLTAGDKSLYETVASLLDIMGKSRFYLGEVGNGAAMKLVVNMIMGSMMASFSEGLLLTEKIGLDPKVLVEVVSQGAISAPMYSMKGPSMIQSIYPTAFPLKHQQKDMRLALGLAESVSQSTPIAAAANELYKVAKSHGLSDEDFSAVIEALKPKLKH; encoded by the exons ATGTCCTTGTTGGTAAAGACCACCAACTGTTCCCGTTTATCTTCAACCGCCATGGCAGTGTGCTCAAGCTTTTGCCCTCACATTCCAACCCGCCTTACAAAATCATTCCCTGCAAAgccacactctctctctttcaaggCTTTCTCTTCTCAAGCATCCAATGCTTCATCCaaag ATGAGTTGCCAGCACGCGTGGGGTTCCTAGGCCTAGGAATTATGGGTTCTCCAATGGCACAGAACCTCATAAAATCTGG GTGTGATGTGACTGTTTGGAATAGGACCAAAAGCAAATGTGATCCACTTATCAGCTTAGGTGCAAA ATACAAACCCTCTCCTGAGGAAGTGGCTGCATCTTGTGATGTCACATTTGCCATGCTTGCCGACCCTGAAAGTGCT GTTGCTGTTGCTTTGGGGAAGCATGGAGCTGCCAATGGAATGAGTTCAGGAAAAGG GTATGTGGATGTTTCAACTGTTGATGTTGCAACTTCTAAATTGATTGGCGGAAATATCAAGGCTACCGGGGCATCGTTTTTAGAG GCACCAGTTTCAGGTTCAAAAAAACCAGCTGAAGATGGGCAACTAATATTTCTTACTGCAG GTGACAAATCTCTGTATGAAACAGTTGCATCCCTTTTGGATATCATGGGGAAG TCAAGATTTTACCTTGGGGAGGTCGGAAATGGTGCTGCTATGAAACTTGTTGTCAACATGATTATGGGAAG TATGATGGCATCCTTTTCTGAGGGCTTGCTTCTCACTGAGAAAATAGGACTGGACCCGAAAGTACTAGTTGAG GTCGTCTCACAGGGAGCCATTAGTGCACCAATGTACTCAATGAAAGGCCCATCAATGATTCAATCCATCTATCCTACCGCATTTCCCTTGAAGCATCAACAGAAG GACATGAGGCTTGCTCTGGGATTAGCAGAATCTGTTTCCCAATCTACGCCGATTGCAGCAGCTGCAAATGAACTATACAAGGTCGCAAAATCACACGGCCTCAGCGACGAGGACTTTTCAGCAGTCATTGAAGCATTGAAACCGAAGTTGAAGCACTAG
- the LOC126633734 gene encoding nucleosome assembly protein 1;4, which translates to MSSNEDNFDMAELDSSLPAAAAALSAEDRDGLVNALKDKIQSMAGQQTDVLETLSPIVRKRVQVLREIQSQHDEIETNFFEEKAALEAKYQKLYEPLYTKRYEIVNGITEVEGVKNEAAMDQEGDEDIEEKGVPDFWLTAMKTNDVLSEEITERDEGALKYLKDIKWSRIDDPKGFKLEFFFDTNPYFKNSILTKTYHMVDENEPILEKAIGTEIEWYPGKCLTQKLLKKKPRKGSKNAKPVTKTEDCASFFNFFSPPEVPKEDEDLDEESAEELQAQMEQDYDIGSTIRDKIIPHATSWFTGEAVHGDGFDDSDDDDEDDELYDDDDEDEEDVDDGEEEEDKGTKKKRGNVQGAEGQQGERPAECKQQ; encoded by the exons ATGAGCAGCAACGAGGATAACTTTGATATGGCCGAGCTCGACTCCTCCCTCCCCGCCGCCGCAGCCG CTCTGAGTGCAGAGGATCGTGATGGCCTTGTGAATGCTCTCAAG GATAAGATTCAGAGCATGGCTGGACAGCAGACCGACGTCTTGGAAACTTTGTCACCCATCGTCAGGAAGCGTGTTCAGGTTCTGAGGGAGATACAG AGCCAACATGATgagattgaaacaaatttttttgAGGAGAAAGCTGCATTGGAAGCAAAATACCAGAAGCTTTATGAACCTCTCTACACTAag AGATATGAGATTGTTAATGGTATAACTGAAGTTGAAGGAGTGAAAAATGAAGCTGCAATGGACCAAGAAGGAGACGAGGACATCGAAG AGAAAGGAGTGCCTGACTTTTGGCTTACTGCAATGAAGACTAATGACGTACTTTCTGAGGAG ATTACCGAGCGTGATGAAGGGGCACTCAAGTATCTCAAAGATATCAAGTGGTCTAGGATAGATGATCCAAAAGGATTCAAGCTGGAGTTCTTCTTTGATACTAATCCATATTTCAAAAATTCCATCCTGACAAAAACATATCACATGGTCGACGAGAACGAGCCTATTTTGGAGAAGGCTATTGG GACTGAGATCGAATGGTATCCTGGTAAATGCTTGACACAGAAGCTTTTGAAGAAGAAGCCAAGAAAGGGATCGAAGAATGCGAAACCTGTGACCAAAACTGAAGATTGTGCAAGCTTCTTTAACTTCTTTAGCCCTCCTGAGGTCCCTAAGGAGGACGAGGATCTTGATGAAGAGTCT GCGGAAGAACTCCAAGCTCAGATGGAACAGGATTATGACATTGG TTCAACAATTCGAGACAAAATCATTCCTCATGCAACATCATGGTTCACTGGAGAGGCTGTTCATGGGGATGGGTTTGACGATTCAGATGATGACGACGAGGACGATGAGTTATatgatgacgatgatgaagACGAAGAGGATGTGGACGATGGCGAGGAAGAGGAGGATAAGGGCACGAAAAAG AAAAGGGGTAATGTGCAAGGTGCAGAAGGTCAGCAAGGCGAGCGGCCTGCGGAGTGCAAGCAGCAATAG